One window of Klebsiella quasivariicola genomic DNA carries:
- a CDS encoding DMT family transporter, whose amino-acid sequence MQLSTIAMILTAAVAHAVWNIASKYKREDTLVFVWAYSCASALLWLPFSLILIVEGQQELDWRLAVGAVISSALHIAYSLILQAGYERAELGVVYPIARGSGPVLTILFATLLMGERLSPGALIGAFIVIAGIFVVTGNPFRSGSRPLQGMLWGAATGTAIAGYTLWDGYSVISLHLDPVRYYASTLLLQSVILTPGAMRRRNRIPTAVRVDIIPILIIAVCSPLAYILVLTAMQSMPLALVAPLRETSIIVGSLLSYWLFRENHLARRIAGAVVVLTGIAIISL is encoded by the coding sequence ATGCAGCTCAGCACGATTGCGATGATTCTTACTGCTGCGGTAGCTCATGCAGTATGGAATATTGCCTCAAAATACAAGAGGGAAGACACACTTGTGTTCGTCTGGGCGTACAGCTGTGCCTCAGCATTGCTGTGGCTCCCGTTCAGCCTCATTCTGATAGTTGAGGGACAACAGGAGCTCGACTGGCGACTCGCAGTCGGCGCAGTTATCTCGTCTGCACTTCATATCGCTTATTCTCTCATCTTGCAGGCGGGCTACGAGCGCGCCGAACTGGGTGTTGTTTATCCGATTGCCCGGGGAAGTGGGCCGGTTCTGACGATACTTTTTGCAACCCTTCTCATGGGAGAACGGCTTTCACCAGGAGCTTTAATCGGCGCTTTTATCGTTATCGCTGGTATTTTCGTTGTCACCGGCAATCCGTTCAGGAGCGGAAGCCGACCACTACAGGGAATGCTTTGGGGGGCAGCGACAGGCACCGCCATCGCTGGCTATACACTCTGGGACGGTTATTCGGTAATCTCTCTGCACCTGGATCCAGTGCGCTACTACGCCAGCACACTCCTGCTACAGAGTGTGATTCTTACCCCTGGTGCGATGCGGCGACGAAATCGCATTCCAACTGCTGTACGTGTGGATATCATCCCAATCCTTATCATTGCTGTATGCTCTCCCCTTGCCTACATCCTTGTACTGACAGCCATGCAGAGCATGCCACTGGCACTCGTCGCTCCTCTCAGGGAAACATCCATTATTGTCGGCTCCCTTCTTTCGTACTGGCTGTTTCGTGAAAATCATCTGGCACGCCGGATTGCCGGTGCAGTGGTGGTGCTGACCGGCATCGCAATAATTAGCCTTTGA
- a CDS encoding MurR/RpiR family transcriptional regulator, giving the protein MKKEIGNRISEGEQRLQQWLGSIHARSGDLAASEAKVVDLLLVDPLFVGTSTTAQVATRAGVSPPTVIRAARAIGFTGFTELKIEIARARGTARFFAPPDVLTADATLASVLETSVRTGVDALTAISGAIEISALDEAVDLIQSARQVFAFGAGPSATVAADAVFRLRTAGVITISIQDYLSAMIAARLLGPGDVMIVVSSTGRTSSTLAIADAASSAGASLIAITNQYDTPLATLANVSLIVGGMPLPAQMAAAGSRLAQLIVIDTLVAALTLRDKEQSRRAERAGIDLPDMS; this is encoded by the coding sequence ATGAAAAAAGAAATTGGTAATAGAATTTCAGAAGGTGAGCAGCGGTTACAGCAATGGCTTGGCAGCATTCACGCCCGAAGCGGCGACCTCGCTGCAAGTGAGGCTAAAGTTGTCGATCTCCTGCTTGTCGATCCTTTGTTTGTCGGTACCAGCACGACAGCACAGGTTGCCACCCGTGCTGGTGTATCACCGCCGACAGTAATACGCGCTGCACGAGCGATCGGGTTCACCGGGTTCACTGAACTTAAGATAGAGATTGCCCGGGCTCGTGGTACTGCCCGATTCTTTGCACCGCCTGACGTTCTCACAGCGGATGCGACGTTGGCATCGGTGCTGGAAACATCAGTTCGTACTGGTGTAGACGCGCTGACTGCGATCAGCGGTGCTATCGAAATCTCCGCCCTTGATGAGGCGGTCGATTTAATCCAGAGCGCACGCCAAGTATTTGCATTTGGTGCTGGCCCCTCGGCTACGGTTGCCGCTGATGCTGTTTTTCGTCTGCGAACGGCTGGTGTGATAACCATCAGTATCCAGGATTATTTATCAGCGATGATTGCTGCTCGCCTCCTCGGTCCAGGCGACGTGATGATCGTCGTCAGTTCAACAGGTCGCACATCATCCACACTCGCCATCGCTGATGCCGCATCCTCGGCCGGAGCATCGCTTATCGCAATAACTAACCAGTACGATACCCCACTGGCGACACTCGCCAACGTGTCGCTCATTGTTGGCGGAATGCCACTCCCGGCACAGATGGCTGCTGCCGGGAGTCGACTGGCCCAGCTCATCGTTATTGATACGCTGGTCGCTGCTCTCACTCTGCGGGATAAAGAACAAAGTCGCCGCGCTGAACGGGCGGGGATTGATTTGCCGGATATGTCCTGA
- a CDS encoding oxidoreductase, with amino-acid sequence MNTEINTVVAVVGPGAIGTTVAAALQEVGRTPLLCGRTPRDHLTLQDGDRFITVPGPVQTNPAQITRKADLVFLAVKSTQIDAAAEWLKSLIGPETVVCVLQNGVEQLDRLATYSLPGQIVPAVVWFPAQAQSDGSVRLRGEALLSVPDTPASRVVAAALQGTWCSVDLAANFSSLAWRKLMQNAVAGLMALTHRRSGMFGRADIARLTLAYLQECLAVARAEGAELGDEVPQEILDKFRAAPADMSTSILTDREAGRPLEWDIRNGVIARRGRVHSIPTPISDILVPLLAAASDGPG; translated from the coding sequence ATGAACACTGAAATCAATACGGTTGTCGCTGTTGTGGGGCCAGGTGCCATCGGCACCACAGTCGCGGCGGCGTTACAAGAAGTCGGCCGCACACCATTGCTGTGTGGACGTACTCCCCGCGATCACCTGACGCTGCAAGATGGCGACCGCTTTATCACCGTACCCGGTCCGGTACAGACGAATCCGGCGCAAATCACTCGCAAGGCTGATCTTGTCTTTCTGGCAGTCAAGTCCACACAAATCGACGCGGCAGCAGAATGGCTCAAGTCGTTGATTGGCCCGGAGACGGTTGTCTGCGTGCTCCAGAACGGAGTCGAACAGTTGGACAGGCTCGCTACGTACTCTCTGCCCGGACAGATCGTTCCCGCTGTCGTATGGTTCCCTGCGCAAGCGCAGTCCGATGGCTCGGTACGCTTGCGTGGTGAGGCGCTCCTCAGCGTGCCAGACACACCAGCTTCCCGTGTAGTGGCCGCAGCGCTGCAAGGCACGTGGTGCTCCGTAGACCTGGCCGCAAATTTCAGTTCCCTGGCCTGGCGCAAGCTGATGCAGAATGCGGTGGCTGGACTCATGGCACTCACGCACCGCCGCTCAGGCATGTTCGGCCGCGCTGATATCGCCAGGCTTACGCTGGCTTATTTGCAGGAATGCCTGGCCGTGGCACGTGCAGAGGGCGCTGAACTCGGCGACGAAGTGCCGCAGGAGATCCTCGATAAGTTCCGGGCGGCTCCTGCAGACATGAGCACCTCCATCCTCACGGATCGAGAAGCTGGCCGACCGCTCGAATGGGATATCCGCAACGGCGTCATTGCGCGTCGCGGCCGGGTTCACAGCATTCCAACGCCGATCAGTGATATCCTGGTGCCGCTTCTTGCGGCTGCGAGCGATGGTCCAGGTTGA
- a CDS encoding sulfite exporter TauE/SafE family protein, giving the protein MITLLLLFFLAFGAGVLSGVVGTGSSLIMLPVLITLYGPRIAVPVMAIASLFGNIGRVIAWWHEIRWRPVFAYSLAGVPAAVLGAHTLLTISPATVDMFLAAFFLAMIPLRRLIRRSNLNLNLWHLSFAGAIVGFLTGFVLSTGPLSVPVFTGYGMSGSAFLGSEAASAILLYAGKLGTFGISGVLAPAVITRGFAIGIALLAGSMIAKRLVQRLQMHTFEFLIDAVLIAGAAGMILSLK; this is encoded by the coding sequence ATGATCACGCTATTACTTCTCTTCTTCCTCGCCTTCGGAGCTGGAGTGCTCAGCGGCGTCGTCGGCACCGGCTCGTCGCTCATCATGCTGCCCGTCCTCATCACTCTGTACGGGCCACGGATCGCGGTACCTGTTATGGCGATTGCGTCCCTGTTCGGCAACATCGGGCGGGTGATTGCCTGGTGGCATGAGATCCGTTGGCGGCCGGTGTTTGCCTATTCGTTGGCGGGAGTTCCTGCGGCTGTGCTCGGGGCGCACACGCTGCTGACGATCTCTCCTGCCACTGTGGACATGTTCCTGGCAGCTTTCTTCCTTGCGATGATCCCGCTGCGCCGCCTCATCAGACGATCGAACCTCAATCTGAACCTCTGGCACCTGAGTTTTGCCGGGGCGATTGTCGGGTTCCTCACGGGGTTCGTGCTGTCCACCGGGCCGCTCAGCGTGCCGGTATTCACCGGGTACGGAATGAGTGGCAGCGCGTTTCTTGGATCGGAGGCGGCAAGCGCTATCCTGCTCTACGCAGGCAAGCTCGGTACATTCGGTATATCGGGCGTCCTTGCACCGGCCGTCATCACACGTGGGTTTGCCATCGGCATCGCATTGCTCGCCGGGTCGATGATTGCGAAACGTCTCGTCCAGCGGCTCCAGATGCACACGTTCGAGTTTCTCATCGATGCGGTTCTTATCGCCGGGGCAGCAGGAATGATCCTCTCCCTAAAATGA
- a CDS encoding LysR family transcriptional regulator, producing the protein MLDKLTGMRAFVVVVQTGSFVAAADRLGISPQMVARHIATLEKQLETRLLNRTTRRQSLTPAGSLYYRRCETILQAINSAEREASSTSEVLAGTLRLNAPVTFGRYVLVDFLSIFLERHPQMRIELTLSDDVINPASEDFDLVIRIGELDKKLRLAAKPLPPYRFIVCAAPQYLTKYGHPEQPSDLKHHECLVFAPWSAGLSHYWPFASNEGPAEVMVNSRLAINDWGAMLEAALRGTGVLVGYEKGLRKLINRGKLIPVLEDFTIPSREMHLLYDPSRANENRYKVFIDELYEHLS; encoded by the coding sequence ATGCTGGATAAACTTACCGGAATGCGGGCCTTCGTTGTTGTTGTTCAGACAGGCTCTTTTGTCGCGGCCGCAGACCGGCTCGGTATATCGCCTCAGATGGTGGCCCGCCATATCGCCACACTTGAGAAGCAGCTTGAAACGCGTCTGCTTAACCGAACGACGCGCAGGCAAAGCCTGACGCCGGCAGGCTCGCTGTACTACAGGCGTTGTGAAACAATTTTACAAGCCATCAACAGCGCAGAACGGGAAGCAAGCAGTACGAGCGAGGTTCTTGCAGGTACGCTACGGCTGAATGCGCCGGTAACATTCGGCCGTTATGTCTTAGTGGATTTTTTGAGCATATTTCTTGAGCGCCATCCGCAAATGCGCATTGAACTTACTCTTTCTGATGACGTTATTAATCCTGCTTCAGAAGATTTTGACCTGGTGATACGCATCGGCGAGCTTGATAAGAAACTCCGGCTTGCGGCAAAACCGTTGCCGCCATACCGATTTATTGTATGCGCAGCTCCTCAATACCTGACAAAGTACGGTCATCCAGAACAACCTTCTGATCTGAAACATCATGAGTGTCTGGTTTTTGCGCCCTGGTCTGCGGGATTAAGCCATTACTGGCCTTTTGCCAGTAATGAAGGACCTGCTGAAGTGATGGTAAACTCTCGCCTGGCGATTAACGACTGGGGAGCAATGCTTGAGGCTGCATTAAGGGGCACAGGTGTGCTGGTTGGTTATGAAAAAGGGCTCAGGAAACTTATCAACAGGGGAAAACTCATTCCTGTTCTGGAGGACTTCACTATTCCCTCACGGGAAATGCATTTATTGTACGACCCTTCTCGGGCTAACGAAAACCGGTATAAAGTTTTTATTGACGAATTGTATGAACATCTTAGCTAA
- a CDS encoding YciI family protein — translation MMQIYIVRMDHPDGTGWNIFVREHVIYLKGLIEQGKLLASGPLKNTPLRAGFLIFRAETRDEVQSMISADPFAREGLIAKLEIHEWDPLFGQLDRYSSHNTVSELQDLIG, via the coding sequence ATGATGCAGATTTATATAGTCAGAATGGACCATCCGGATGGCACCGGGTGGAATATCTTTGTGCGTGAGCATGTGATTTATCTGAAGGGGCTGATAGAACAGGGCAAACTGTTAGCGTCCGGTCCGCTCAAAAACACGCCGCTGCGGGCGGGATTTCTTATTTTCAGGGCTGAGACGCGCGATGAAGTCCAGTCCATGATCAGTGCGGACCCTTTTGCTCGTGAAGGTCTCATCGCTAAACTTGAAATCCATGAATGGGACCCGTTGTTTGGTCAGCTTGACAGGTATTCAAGCCACAATACGGTCAGTGAGTTGCAGGACTTAATTGGCTGA